The proteins below come from a single Zea mays cultivar B73 chromosome 8, Zm-B73-REFERENCE-NAM-5.0, whole genome shotgun sequence genomic window:
- the LOC103634695 gene encoding protein TPR1 isoform X4 → MLVELKKLIKANPLLQEKLVFPTLKASRLRTLINQSLNWQHQHCKNPRPNPDIKTLFTDHTCTLPNGAPASRVSVPLAAVPKAGAAYPPLTAHTPLQLPPPSPSLARWLTNTAVPSSVQSAVVAASSIPVPPNQVVSMLKRPTITDYQSAVPEQLMKRLRPGGHGIGETTYPTPIPQRAWSMDDLPRTVACSLSHGSNVTSMDFHPTRHTLLLVGSANGEFTLYEIGLRQTLLSKPFKILDTNACSPQFQNAVVKDPPMSINRVTWSPHGELIGVAFTKYLIRVYAYQPPNETRHVLEIVAHSGGVNDIAFSRPNKQLCVVTCGDDKLIKVWNMHGQKLFTFEGHKAPVYSICAHHKQSIQFIFSTSLDGKIKAWLYDNVGSRVDYEAPGKWCTTLLYSADGTRLFSCGTSKEGDSYLVQWNENDGSIKRTYSGFRKRSAGVAGVVQFDIAQNHILAAGEDNKIKFWDVDNNNMLICTDAEGGLPALPRLRFNKEGNLLAVTTVDNGFKILANADGLRNLRALGSRPPFEAFRLQYEDASMKVSGAPVVATISPNIGRMDHLDRNSPAKPSPMLTGGDTASRSIDIKARISEEKSDKAKASELMEVLNPQQCRVATMPETPDQARKVVRLLYTNSGVGLLALGSNAIQRLWKWSRNEQNPSGKATASVVPHHWQPNSGLVMTNDTSDTNPEEAIPCIALSKNDSYVMSACGGKVSLFTMMTFKVLTTFMPPPPASTFLAFHPQDNNIIAIGMEDSTIHIYDVRVDKVKTELKGHQKRITGLAFSTNLGVLVSSGADAQLCVWTNDTWEKKRTVSIQMLAGKAPSGNTRVQFSSDQNHLLVVQETQLAIYDASKMERIYQWIPQDTLSASISHASYSCNSQLVFSAFIDGNIGVFDAENLRLRCRIAQSVINSNPHVHPLVVAAHPHEPNQFAVGLSDGFVKVLEPLESEGKWGTPAPVTNGTPNGKTPASSTTSNPATDQIQR, encoded by the exons ATGCTGGTTGAACTAAAAAAACTCATTAAAGCCAACCCTCTTCTCCAGGAAAAACTTGTCTTCCCGACTCTTAAGGCATCACGCCTCCGAACTTTAATTAATCAAAG CTTGAATTGGCAGCATCAACATTGTAAGAATCCTCGTCCAAATCCAGATATCAAAACTTTATTCACTGACCATACATGTACTTTACCCAATGGAGCTCCTGCATCACGGGTATCTGTACCACTGGCAGCTGTTCCAAAGGCTGGTGCCGCATATCCACCCCTGACAGCTCATACT CCACTCCAACTTCCTCCACCTAGTCCATCTTTAGCTCGTTGGCTGACGAATACAGCCGTCCCTTCATCTGTTCAGTCTGCTGTTGTAGCAGCCTCGTCAATACCTGTTCCACCCAATCAAG TTGTCTCCATGTTGAAACGCCCAACTATAACAGACTATCAAAGTGCAGTGCCTGAGCAACTAATGAAGCGCTTGAGGCCTGGTGGACATGGCATTGGTGAG ACCACATATCCTACTCCCATTCCTCAACGTGCATGGTCAATGGATGATCTTCCAAGGACAGTTGCTTGTTCATTGTCACATGGATCTAATGTAACTAGCATGGATTTTCATCCAACTCGCCATACACTGCTTCTAG TGGGATCTGCTAATGGTGAATTTACACTTTATGAGATCGGTCTGCGTCAAACATTACTTTCAAAGCCCTTTAAAATTCTGGATACAAATGCATGCTCACCACAATTTCAG AATGCTGTTGTTAAAGACCCCCCCATGTCCATTAATCGAGTTACCTGGAGCCCTCATGGAGAATTGATTG GAGTTGCATTCACAAAATATTTGATCCGTGTATATGCATATCAACCACCAAATGAGACACGACATGTTCTAGAG ATTGTTGCTCATTCTGGAGGTGTAAATGATATAGCATTCTCACGACCAAACAAGCAACTTTGTGTGGTCACCTGTGGAGATGATAAACTGATAAAG GTATGGAATATGCATGGACAGAAATTATTTACATTTGAAGGGCACAAGGCGCCTGTGTATTCTATATGTGCGCATCACAAACAGAGTATTCAG TTCATCTTCTCAACTTCCCTTGATGGAAAAATTAAGGCCTGGCTTTATGACAATGTGGGATCTAGGGTGGACTATGAAGCTCCTGGCAAGTGGTGTACTACTTTGCTATATAGTGCTGATGGGACTAG GTTGTTCTCATGTGGAACAAGCAAAGAGGGAGACTCATATTTGGTTCAGTGGAATGAAAATGATGGATCTATCAAGAGGACATATTCTGGATTCCGTAAGAGGTCAGCTGGTGTTGCTGGTGTAGTGCAGTTTGATATAGCTCAGAATCACATTTTGGCTGCTGGTGAAGATAACAAGATTAAATTTTGGGATGTTGATAATAATAATATGCTGATCTGCACCGACGCTGAAGGAGGCCTCCCA GCTCTTCCTCGCTTGAGGTTCAATAAAGAAGGCAATCTTCTTGCTGTTACTACAGTGGACAATGGTTTTAAGATACTTGCAAATGCTGATGGACTCAGAAATCTACGCGCATTAGGTAGCAGGCCTCCTTTCGAAGCATTTAGGCTACAATACGAAGATGCTTCTATGAAG GTCTCAGGTGCTCCTGTTGTTGCTACCATATCTCCTAACATAGGCCGAATGGATCACTTGGATAGGAATTCTCCTGCAAAGCCATCTCCTATGCTG ACTGGTGGCGATACAGCATCAAGAAGCATAGATATAAAGGCAAGAATCTCAGAAGAAAAGTCTGATAAAGCAAAAGCTTCGGAACTAATGGAGGTTCTAAATCCCCAACAATGCCGTGTAGCAACAATGCCAGAAACTCCCGATCAGGCTAGAAAG GTTGTCCGACTTCTGTACACAAATTCTGGTGTTGGGTTGCTAGCACTAGGGTCAAACGCCATTCAAAGGCTATGGAAATGGAGTCGAAACGAGCAAAATCCTAGTGGAAAA GCCACAGCCAGTGTTGTGCCACACCATTGGCAGCCAAATAGCGGTCTTGTCATGACAAATGATACATCGGATACCAATCCAGAGGAGGCAATCCCATGCATTGCACTCTCCAAGAATGATTCCTATGTGATGTCTGCTTGTGGTGGGAAGGTTTCTTTGTTTACCATGATGACATTTAAG GTGCTGACAACATTCATGCCGCCACCACCAGCATCAACATTTTTAGCATTTCACCCTCAAGATAATAACATCATAGCAATAGGAATGGAAGATTCAACCATTCACATATACGATGTCAGGGTAGATAAG GTAAAAACTGAACTCAAAGGACATCAAAAGAGGATAACTGGGTTGGCATTCTCCACCAACCTTGGCGTACTTGTTTCTTCAGGCGCCGATGCACAG CTCTGTGTGTGGACCAATGACACCTGGGAAAAAAAGAGAACAGTCTCGATACAAATGCTAGCTGGGAAGGCTCCTTCAGGAAATACACGGGTCCAGTTTAGTTCTGACCAAAATCACTTGCTAGTAGTACAAGAGACTCAACTAGCcatatatgatgcatcaaaaatgGAGAGGATCTATCAG TGGATACCGCAGGACACATTGTCAGCTTCCATATCCCATGCATCATACTCATGTAACAGCCAGCTAGTTTTTTCTGCCTTCATTGATGGTAACATAGGTGTTTTTGACGCGGAGAACTTGAGATTAAGATGCCGAATTGCGCAATCGGTGATAAACAG CAATCCACATGTTCACCCTCTTGTTGTCGCCGCACATCCGCACGAGCCAAACCAATTTGCGGTGGGGCTGTCAGATGGGTTCGTTAAAGTGCTGGAGCCATTGGAGTCCGAAGGAAAATGGGGAACACCTGCTCCGGTGACCAATGGCACCCCCAACGGCAAGACACCAGCTTCGTCGACTACGAGTAACCCTGCTACGGACCAAATCCAAAGATAG